The stretch of DNA CTGCTTTTTCACCTGTGAGGGTATTGAGTTCCCCGAATCCCTAAAGTGTCCTCACTTTTGTCAGTTTTGTTATTGTTGTCCTGTGCTGTTctatgttgttattattattattatttttaacagTTTTTATTATTATTCTGTTTTCAATGAATCATCAGAATAAACAGCATTTGACAAATACCTTGTCAGTCCATATCACATAATAATAATCATTACATGCTTATCAATAACATACTGTAAGGAGCATTCATAGTGCATGCAAGAAACAATAGACGCTATGCTAATTGATTTCAACATTataagaaaaacaaaaaatagaataaataaaaaaaatacccccccccccccaaaaaaaaaaaaaaaaaacatcccacCCGAGTGACCCTTTTGATTTAACTCCTCATAGCAAGAGATCTTGCACTTTTAGCTGCATTTCACCACATTAACAAGGTTATTTCATTGTCGCCTTGAGAATGAGAAGTGGACAATTCCAAAAGAACAATATCTAAAAACTAGAAGACCCATTGGAGCCATGCCAGTGTATGTGGGGGCTTCCATCTTAAGGCAAGGTACTGTTGTATCTTGACTGTTCCTGAGcatttgggcggcaggtagcctagtggttaaagcgttgggctagtaaccgaaatgttgctagaccgaatccccgagctgacaaggtaaaaacctgtcgttctgcccctgaacaaggcagttaacccactgttactaggccgtcattgtaaatgagaatgtgttctaaaCTGAtgttcctggttaaataaaggttaaataaaaaaaatagtattCCCCCATATTTTACTAAATAATCaagcctactctctctctccctctactctctcccctctctctctctaggaggtctTGTGATGGGTACAGGTATTGAGTCGTCCTCTCATATCTATGGACTCTTCCAGCACATCTGTGTTGCCTTTGAGCTGGTGCTGGCTGATGGCAGCCTGGTCCGCTGTACTGAGGTGAGCAGAGCTCTCTTTACAGTTTGACTCTTTGAGAGAACCTTGTAGTCGGAGAAGAGCaatactacagacctccagttctataactgagtaatactacagacctccagttctataactaacagagtaatactacagacctccagttctataaaagagtaatactacagacctccagttctataacaGAGAAATATTAtagacctccagttctataaaagagtaatactacagacctccagttctataacagagtaatattatagacctccagttctataactaacagagtaatactacagacctccagttctataactaaccgagtaatactacagacctccagttctataactaacagagtaatactacagacctccagttctataacagagtaatactacagacctccagttctataactgagtaatactacagacctccagttctataactaacCGAGTAATgctacagacctccagttctataactaacCGAGTAATgctacagacctccagttctataactgagtaatactacagacctccagttctataactaacagagtaatactacagacctccagttctataactaaTAGACTAATACTACAGAactccagttctataactaacagagtaatactacagacctccagttctataactaacagagtaatactacagacctccagttctataacagagtaatactacagacctccagttctataaaagagtaatactacagacctccagttctataacaGAGAAATATTAtagacctccagttctataaaagagtaatactacagacctccagttctataacagagtaatattatagacctccagttctataacagagtaatattatagacctccagttctataactaacagagtaatactacagacctccagttctataactaacaGAGTATTGCaacagacctccagttctataactaaccgagtaatactacagacctccagttctataactaacagagtaatactacagacctccagttctataacagagtaatactacagacctccagttctataactgagtaatactacagacctccagttctataactaacCGAGTAATgctacagacctccagttctataactaacCGAGTgatactacagacctccagttatataactaacagagtaatactacagacctccagttctataactaacatagtaatactacagacctccagttctataactaacagagtaatactacagacctccagttctataactaacCGAGTgatactacagacctccagttctataactaacagactaatactacagacctccagttctataacagagtaatactacagacctccagttctataactaacCGAGTAATgctacagacctccagttctataactaacCGAGTgatactacagacctccagttatataactaacagagtaatactacagacctccagttctataactaacatagtaatactacagacctccagttctataactaacagagtaatactacagacctccagttctataacagagtaatactacagacctccagttctatagcagagtaatactacagacctccagttctataactaacagagtaatactacagacctccagttctataacagagtaatactacagacctccagttctataactaacagagtaatactacagaactccagttctataactaacagagtaatactacaaacctccagttctataactaacagagtaatactacagacctccagttctataactaacagagtaatactacagacctccagttctataactaacagagtaatactacagaccCCCAGTTCTATAACTgagtaatactacagacctccagttctataactgAGTAATACTACAGACCCCCAGTTCTATAACTgagtaatactacagacctccagttctataactaacagagtaatactacagacctccagttctataactaacaGAGTATTGCTACAGACGTCCAGTTCTATAACTAAGAGTATTgctacagacctccagttctataactaacagagtaatactacagacctccagttctataactaacagagtaatgctacagacctccagttctataactaacagagtaatgctacagacctccagttctataactgagtaatactacagacctccagttctataactaacagagtaatactacagacctccagttctataactaaTAGACTAATACTACAGAactccagttctataactaacagagtaatactacagacctccagttctataactaacagagtaatactacagacctccagttctataactgagtaatactacagacctccagttctataactaacagagtaatactacagacctccagttctataaaagagtaatactacagacctccagttctataaaagagtaatactacagacctccagttctataacaGAGAAATATTAtagacctccagttctataaaagagtaatactacagacctccagttctataacagagtaatattatagacctccagttctataactaacagagtaatactacagacctccagttctataactaacaGAGTATTGCaacagacctccagttctataactaaccgagtaatactacagacctccagttctataactaacagagtaatactacagacctccagttctataacagagtaatactacagacctccagttctataactgagtaatactacagacctccagttctataactaacCGAGTAATgctacagacctccagttctataactaacCGAGTgatactacagacctccagttatataactaacagagtaatactacagacctccagttctataactaacatagtaatactacagacctccagttctataactaacagagtaatactacagacctccagttctataacagagtaatactacagacctccagttctatagcagagtaatactacagacctccagttctataactaacagagtaatactacagacctccagttctataacagagtaatactacagacctccagttctataactaacagagtaatactacagaactccagttctataactaacagagtaatactacaaacctccagttctataactaacagagtaatactacagaactccagttctataactaacagagtaatactacagacctccagttctataacagagtaatactacagacctccagttctataactaacagagtaatactacagacctccagttctataactaacagagtaatactacaaacctccagttctataactaacagagtaatactacagaactccagttctataactaatagagtaatactacagacctccagttctataactaacagagtaatactacagacctccagttctataactaacagagtaatactacagacctccagttctataacagagtaatactacagaactccagttctataactaatagagtaatactacagaactccagttctataactaacagagtaatactacagacctTCAGTTCtataacagagtaatactacagacctccagttctataacagagtaatactacagacctccagttctataacaGAGTAATgctacagacctccagttctataacagagtaatactacagacctccagttctataactaacagagtaatactacagaactccagttctataactaacagagtaatactacagaactccagttctataactaacagagtaatactacagacctccagttctataacagagtaatactacagacctccagttctataactaacagaataatactacagacctccagttctataactaacagagtaatactacagacctccagttctataactaacaGAGTATTGCaacagacctccagttctataactaaccgagtaatactacagacctccagttctataactaacagagtaatactacagacctccagttctataacagagtaatactacagacctccagttctataactgagtaatactacagacctccagttctataactaacCGAGTAATgctacagacctccagttctataactaacCGAGTgatactacagacctccagttatataactaacagagtaatactacagacctccagttctataactaacatagtaatactacagacctccagttctataactaacagagtaatactacagacctccagttctataacagagtaatactacagacctccagttctatagcagagtaatactacagacctccagttctataactaacagagtaatactacagacctccagttctataacagagtaatactacagacctccagttctataactaacagagtaatactacagaactccagttctataactaacagagtaatactacaaacctccagttctataactgagtaatactacagaactccagttctataactaacagagtaatactacagacctccagttctataactaacagagtaatactacagacctccagttctataactaacagagtaatactacagacctccagttctataactaacagagtaatactacaaacctccagttctataactaacagagtaatactacagaactccagttctataactaatagagtaatactacagacctccagttctataactaacagaataatactacagacctccagttctataactaacagagtaatactacagacctccagttctataacagagtaatactacagaactccagttctataactaatagagtaatactacagaactccagttctataactaatagagtaatactacagaactccagttctataactaacagagtaatactacagacctTCAGTTCtataacagagtaatactacagacctccagttctataacagagtaatactacagacctccagttctataacaGAGTAATgctacagacctccagttctataacagagtaatactacagacctccagttctataactaacagagtaatactacagaactccagttctataactaacagagtaatactacagaactccagttctataactaacagagtaatactacagacctccagttctataacagagtaatactacagacctccagttctataacagagtaatactacagacctccagttctataactaacagaataatactacagacctccagttctataactaacagagtaatactacagacctccagttctataacagagtaatactacagaactccagttctataactaatagagtaatactacagaactccagttctataactaatagagtaatactacagaactccagttctataactaacagagtaatactacagacctTCAGTTCtataacagagtaatactacagacctccagttctataacagagtaatactacagacctccagttctataacaGAGTAATgctacagacctccagttctataacagagtaatactacagacctccagttctataactaacagagtaatactacagaactccagttctataactaacagagtaatactacagaactccagttctataactaacagagtaatactacagaactccagttctataactaacagagtaatactacagaactccagttctataacagagtaatactacagacctTCAGTTCtataacagagtaatactacagacctccagttctataacaGAGTAATgctacagacctccagttctataacagagtaatactacagacctccagttctataactaacagagtaatactacagaactccagttctataactaacagagtaatactacagaactccagttctataactaacagagtaatactacagacctccagttctataacagagtaatactacagacctccagttctataacagagtaatactacagacctccagttctataactaacagaataatactacagacctccagttctataactaacagagtaatactacagacctccagttctataacagagtaatactacagaactccagttctataactaatagagtaatactacagaactccagttctataactaatagagtaatactacagaactccagttctataactaacagagtaatactacagacctTCAGTTCtataacagagtaatactacagacctccagttctataacagagtaatactacagacctccagttctataacaGAGTAATgctacagacctccagttctataacagagtaatactacagacctccagttctataactaacagagtaatactacagaactccagttctataactaacagagtaatactacagaactccagttctataactaacagagtaatactacagaactccagttctataactaacagagtaatactacagaactccagttctataacagagtaatactacagacctTCAGTTCtataacagagtaatactacagacctccagttctataacaGAGTAATgctacagacctccagttctataacagagtaatactacagacctccagttctataactaacagagtaatactacagacctccagttctataactaacagagtaatactacagacctccagttctataactaacagagtaatactacagacctccagttctataactaacagagtaatactacagacctccagttctataactaacagagtaatactacagacctccagttctataactaacagagtaatactacagacctccagttctataactaacagagtaatactacagacctccagttctataactaacagagtaatactacagacctccagttctataactaacagagtaatactacagacctccagttctataactaacagagtaatactacagacctccagttctataactaacagagtaatactacagacctccagttctataacagagtaatactatagaccttcagttctataactaacagagtaatactacagacctccagttctataactaacagagtaatgctacagacctccagttctataactaacaGAGTATTGCTACAGACCTCCAATCCATTAGTAAACACAAGCCAACACCTAGCTACAGCTAATCTGGAAACAAAGGTTTGACAgtacaacgagagagagagaaggaaagagatagAAAGGAGTAGGATAGTTTCTGTTCTCTGTTGTGTGGCTCTCTTACAGGAGGGGAactgttgttctgtgtgtttgtggtctCTAACAGGAGGAGAATTCTGACCTGTTCCACGCGGTTCCTTGGTCCTGTGGAACTCTGGGTTTCCTGGTTGCCGCGGAAATAAAGATCGTCCCTGCGAGGTTGTGGGTTCGTTTGCAGTATGAGCCAATCAGAGGGCTGGAGAACATCTGCCGTCGGTTCAGTGAGGCGTCTGAGGACAAGAACAACACGTTTGTAGAAGGACTACAGTACTCACTGGATGAAGCTGTTATCATGACTGGCACAATGACTGACACCGCTGAACCCGACAAGGTGAGAGAGGGAAAGCGAGAAAGAATGACAGGGGTGCACTGAGAAGgacaagagaggaggagagtgctgtCTGTCTGCAAGATCTAACCATaactctcctgtgtgtgtgtgtgtgtgttaatgtgtgtgtgtgtggtgtatggtgtgtgtgtgtttcagatcaACCGGATCGGCCTGCACTATAAGCCTTGGTTCTTCAAGCACGTTGAGAGATACTTGAAAGAGAACAAGAAAGCAGTAGAGTACATCCCTCTACGCCAAtactaccacagacacacacgatCCATCTTCTGGGAgctccaggtacacacacacacacacacacacacacacacacacacacacacacacacacacacacacacacacacacacacacacacacacacacacacacacaatgcattaGACAGATGATACAAAGTGACCCTTTTATCCTGCAGATTTCAGCATGTCATCATATTCTCCCCCAGCTCATGCATTAGTATccctaatgcacacacacacacacacacacacacacacacacacacacacacacacacacacacacacacacacacactgccattaGGAAGTCATGTGTGGTTTGCTGGTAATTGTTTCTTTCCTAACCTTAAATGATGTTATAAATAATGTAGTTTTTCTCTGGCAGACGGAGGATGTTGTtgttgggggagggggagaggatgggtAAGGAGGCAGTTTTACAGCTTCCTGATATTCTATCCTTATTGAGGGTCGTGGTTTGTAGGGCGTACAGTACAATAGCTAAACGTTATTAAATGTACTGGACACCACTGCACTGCTGGAAAGTGGATTCCTGTTAACATGAATGTGTGTCTCCAGGACATCATCCCGTTTGGGAACCACCCAGTGTTCCGGTGGTTGTTTGGGTGGATGGTTCCTCCTAAGATCTCTCTGTTGAAGCTGACCCAGGGAGAGACCATCAGACAGCTGTATGAGCAGCACCATGTTGTCCAGGACATGCTGGTCCCCATGAAACACATCCAGACCGCTATTGCACGCTTCCACCAGGACATCCACGTAAGACACATACTTTGCATGATTCCACAGCGTAACATATACCCTAATAAATTAGACAAACTCAAGTGTGACTGAGTTGGTAGATCTCGTTTTAAGGGTGTGACTGAGTTGGTGCAGTATGTCTTGTTGTAGGGGTGTGACTGAGTTGGTATGTCTCGTTGTAGGGGTGTGACTGAGTTGGTATGTCTCGTTGTAGGGGTGTGACTGAGTTGGTATGTCTCGTTGTAGGGGTGTGACTGAGTTGGTATGTCTCGTTGTAGGGGTGTGACTGAGTTGGTATGTCTCGTTGTAGGGGTGTGACTGAGTTGGTATGTCTCGTTGTAGGGGTGTGACTGAGTTGGTATGTCTCATTGTAGGGGTGTGACTGAGTTGGTATGTCTCGTTGTAGGGGTGTGACTGAGTTGGTATGTCTCGTTTTAAGGGTGTGACTGAGTTGGTATGTCCCTCCCTGCAGGTGTACCCTCTGTGGTTGTGTCCGTTCATGCTCCCCCCGGGCCGGGGGATGGTTCATCCTAAAGGTGAGGAGGCAGAGCTGTATGTGGACATCGGAGCGTATGGAGAACCCGGAGTTAAACACTTCCAGGCTAAAGCCTCGTGTAGACAGCTGGAGCAGTTTGTCAGAGAGGTGCACGGGTgagtttaacacacacacacaccaacccttaCACACACGCACCCCAACAGGGGCTATAGACAGTAGGGAGTTAGGGTTCAGATtgtgatgatgtgtgtgtgtctccaggttCCAGATGCTGTATGCTGATGTGTACATGGAGCGCAGTGAGTTCTGGGAGATGTTTGACGGGACGTTGTATCACCGTCTGAGGAAGGAGCTTGGCTGTCAGGACGCTTTCCCCGAGGTCTACGACAAGATCTGCAAAGCTGCACGacactgacctctaacctctgataCTTTCAACTCTGCCATCCCACCAGCGACAATATGAAGATGAGAGCCTTTAAGGAGTGTTTGCACCGTGTTCACATCCTGTTTGTATTGTAAATTCCTCTGAATG from Salvelinus fontinalis isolate EN_2023a chromosome 5, ASM2944872v1, whole genome shotgun sequence encodes:
- the LOC129855359 gene encoding delta(24)-sterol reductase-like yields the protein MDPLLYLGGLVVLFLLWIKVKGLDYVIVHQRWIFVCLFLLPLSVIFDVYYYLRAWLIFKMCSAPKQHDQRVRNIQRQVREWRKEGGKTHMCTGRPGWLTVSLRVGKYKKTNKNIMINMMDILEVDTQRQVVRVEPLVNMGQITALLNSLGWTLPVLPELDDLTVGGLVMGTGIESSSHIYGLFQHICVAFELVLADGSLVRCTEEENSDLFHAVPWSCGTLGFLVAAEIKIVPARLWVRLQYEPIRGLENICRRFSEASEDKNNTFVEGLQYSLDEAVIMTGTMTDTAEPDKINRIGLHYKPWFFKHVERYLKENKKAVEYIPLRQYYHRHTRSIFWELQDIIPFGNHPVFRWLFGWMVPPKISLLKLTQGETIRQLYEQHHVVQDMLVPMKHIQTAIARFHQDIHVYPLWLCPFMLPPGRGMVHPKGEEAELYVDIGAYGEPGVKHFQAKASCRQLEQFVREVHGFQMLYADVYMERSEFWEMFDGTLYHRLRKELGCQDAFPEVYDKICKAARH